In a genomic window of Onychostoma macrolepis isolate SWU-2019 chromosome 08, ASM1243209v1, whole genome shotgun sequence:
- the LOC131546012 gene encoding major histocompatibility complex class I-related gene protein-like isoform X2, with amino-acid sequence MAFATYIDGQTPFPDESQYYDEEQSDGGVVFQYIYNNLKQQAFYLKDHLNHTYHTGVHVHQRLVGCELMNNDKPGLLKSWDAFDQLNTEEFAFNAEKNDMQVKKPWMSWSQQEWHNKKFLHEYIYQPICIKTLRRYLNMEKNNVMRKVKPRVRLMRKTLSDSQGLQISCLATGFYPRHINLTLFRDGQPVDDDQITGGEILPNGDGTYQMRKSLVISEEELREGHKYNCSMKHLNLDNKLDIIFDVAESDPGSFSLSVVISVLVFMCGAVLIITALIIWRKRCAAGRGSETSKSDYSLTPSSVQDET; translated from the exons ATGGCTTTTGCAACATACATAGATGGACAAACACCATTTCCTGA TGAATCACAGTACTATGATGAAGAGCAAAGTGATGGTGGTGTTGtatttcagtatatatataacaacCTGAAACAGCAAGCATTTTATCTTAAGGATCACCTAAATCACACATACCACACAG GTGTACATGTTCATCAGAGACTTGTTGGATGTGAATTAATGAACAATGATAAACCAGGTCTACTTAAGTCATGGGATGCTTTTGATCAACTAAATACAGAAGAGTTTGCCTTTAATGCAGAAAAAAACGATATGCAAGTGAAAAAGCCATGGATGTCATGGAGCCAACAAGAATGGCATAATAAAAAGTTCCTGCATGAATATATTTATCAACCTATTTGCATTAAAACATTGCGGAGGTATCTGAATATGGAAAAGAACAATGTGATGAGGAAAG TGAAACCCAGAGTCAGACTCATGAGGAAGACGCTCTCAGACTCTCAAGGGCTTCAGATCAGCTGTCTGGCCACTGGTTTTTACCCCCGTCACATTAACCTGACCCTGTTCAGAGATGGTCAGCCtgtggatgatgatcagatcacagGAGGAGAGATTCTGCCCAACGGAGACGGAACTTACCAGATGAGGAAGAGTTTGGTGATCAGTGAAGAAGAGCTACGTGAGGGACATAAATACAACTGTTCAATGAAGCACCTCAATCTGGACAACAAACTGGACATTATTTTTG ATGTGGCTGAATCTGACCCAGGATCTTTCAGTCTGTCTGTAGTTATCAGTGTGCTGGTGTTCATGTGTGGGGCTGTTCTCATCATAACTGCACTCATCATATGGAGGAAGAGATGTGCTGCTG GACGAGGATCTGAGACATCAAAGAGTGATTATTCCCTTACTCCAT cttCCGTGCAAGatgaaacataa
- the LOC131546012 gene encoding major histocompatibility complex class I-related gene protein-like isoform X1, translating into MAFATYIDGQTPFPEFSVVVMLDDVQIVYYDSVTWKVVYRSHSESQYYDEEQSDGGVVFQYIYNNLKQQAFYLKDHLNHTYHTGVHVHQRLVGCELMNNDKPGLLKSWDAFDQLNTEEFAFNAEKNDMQVKKPWMSWSQQEWHNKKFLHEYIYQPICIKTLRRYLNMEKNNVMRKVKPRVRLMRKTLSDSQGLQISCLATGFYPRHINLTLFRDGQPVDDDQITGGEILPNGDGTYQMRKSLVISEEELREGHKYNCSMKHLNLDNKLDIIFDVAESDPGSFSLSVVISVLVFMCGAVLIITALIIWRKRCAAGRGSETSKSDYSLTPSSVQDET; encoded by the exons ATGGCTTTTGCAACATACATAGATGGACAAACACCATTTCCTGAGTTCAGTGTTGTGGTGATGTTGGATGATGTGCAAATAGTGTATTATGACTCAGTCACATGGAAAGTTGTCTATCGCTCTCACAGTGAATCACAGTACTATGATGAAGAGCAAAGTGATGGTGGTGTTGtatttcagtatatatataacaacCTGAAACAGCAAGCATTTTATCTTAAGGATCACCTAAATCACACATACCACACAG GTGTACATGTTCATCAGAGACTTGTTGGATGTGAATTAATGAACAATGATAAACCAGGTCTACTTAAGTCATGGGATGCTTTTGATCAACTAAATACAGAAGAGTTTGCCTTTAATGCAGAAAAAAACGATATGCAAGTGAAAAAGCCATGGATGTCATGGAGCCAACAAGAATGGCATAATAAAAAGTTCCTGCATGAATATATTTATCAACCTATTTGCATTAAAACATTGCGGAGGTATCTGAATATGGAAAAGAACAATGTGATGAGGAAAG TGAAACCCAGAGTCAGACTCATGAGGAAGACGCTCTCAGACTCTCAAGGGCTTCAGATCAGCTGTCTGGCCACTGGTTTTTACCCCCGTCACATTAACCTGACCCTGTTCAGAGATGGTCAGCCtgtggatgatgatcagatcacagGAGGAGAGATTCTGCCCAACGGAGACGGAACTTACCAGATGAGGAAGAGTTTGGTGATCAGTGAAGAAGAGCTACGTGAGGGACATAAATACAACTGTTCAATGAAGCACCTCAATCTGGACAACAAACTGGACATTATTTTTG ATGTGGCTGAATCTGACCCAGGATCTTTCAGTCTGTCTGTAGTTATCAGTGTGCTGGTGTTCATGTGTGGGGCTGTTCTCATCATAACTGCACTCATCATATGGAGGAAGAGATGTGCTGCTG GACGAGGATCTGAGACATCAAAGAGTGATTATTCCCTTACTCCAT cttCCGTGCAAGatgaaacataa